GAAAATTCATCGGCACCGTCCAGGCCGGCATCTGCGATGCTGGCCTTCTTGTTAAAGCGCTCCCTTCTCCCGCGATGGACCCGTCACTTCCCCACTTGGTTTTCCCCGTTCCTCAGGTGTTTCCGCCACCAAGCTCAGCGGTTCTGGGCGCCAACGTACATCCTGGGCCTGTGTAGCCCCGCGCCCCGGAAAAGCATGCAGCCGTTGGCTGACCAAGTGGCGCCCGGCACACACGACCACATCCAGCACTTCATCACCGATAGTCCCTGGGGAACGCAGGGATTGGAGCAACTCGTTGCGGAACGGGCGCAGCACCTCCTGGGCGGCAAAGATGCGGTGCTGATCATTGACGATACCTGCCTGACCAAGTTCGGTTCTAAGTCCGTCGGCGTGGGGCGGCAGTATTCGGGTCAGGCAGGCAAGATCACCAACTGTCAGTGTCTGGTCTCTGTGACGCTCGCCTGGAATGAAATCCCGATTCCCTTGCGTCTGAAGCTGTTTTTGCCTTCGGAATGGTCTTTACATCCTGATCGCTGTGCAAGGGCGGGTGTTCCACAGGAACACCCGCTCATGTCCACCAAATGGGAGATCGCCCTGCGGG
This is a stretch of genomic DNA from Deinococcus betulae. It encodes these proteins:
- a CDS encoding IS701 family transposase, giving the protein MLAFLLKRSLLPRWTRHFPTWFSPFLRCFRHQAQRFWAPTYILGLCSPAPRKSMQPLADQVAPGTHDHIQHFITDSPWGTQGLEQLVAERAQHLLGGKDAVLIIDDTCLTKFGSKSVGVGRQYSGQAGKITNCQCLVSVTLAWNEIPIPLRLKLFLPSEWSLHPDRCARAGVPQEHPLMSTKWEIALREIDDLAGTVEYGMVLADAGYGVNAKFRQALTERGLRWSVGTIKTQRVYPAHVRLIPIPKHFRGRPPRHPTPSEDTETIEAVLSREPWRRVMWRQGTKGPLMGTFAATYVRLADGTQSSRGQHLPG